Proteins co-encoded in one Crateriforma spongiae genomic window:
- the prmC gene encoding peptide chain release factor N(5)-glutamine methyltransferase yields the protein MSQEPWTVLRLLEWTTDFFRKHGSDSPRLDAEVLLAHARECSRMELYTAFNEEPAEPQRVAFRELVRRRGEGVPVAQLVGFKEFYSLKFRVDEHVLIPRPETEHLVVEALDLCKSDFAGTDPIRIADVGTGSGAIAVALAKHADKAKLTAIDISEPALEIARWNATHHEVDDRIEFVQGDLLDALDDQAAFELICSNPPYVSEDEYEELSESVRLYEPVEALVSGPTGTETIQRLIDQASVRLVSGGALLIELSPMIATRCLEMLQSSDGFTDARLVKDLAGHQRLLVGRRR from the coding sequence ATGTCCCAAGAACCATGGACGGTATTGCGTCTGTTGGAATGGACGACCGATTTCTTTCGCAAGCATGGCAGTGATTCGCCGCGTTTGGACGCGGAGGTGTTGTTGGCACACGCCCGCGAATGTTCGCGGATGGAACTATACACCGCATTCAACGAAGAACCCGCCGAGCCACAACGGGTGGCCTTTCGTGAATTGGTCCGTCGCCGCGGCGAAGGTGTTCCGGTGGCCCAGTTGGTCGGGTTCAAAGAGTTCTATTCGCTGAAATTTCGTGTCGACGAACACGTGTTGATCCCGCGACCGGAGACCGAACACTTGGTCGTCGAAGCGTTGGATCTTTGCAAGTCGGACTTTGCCGGCACCGACCCCATTCGGATCGCCGACGTCGGCACCGGAAGCGGCGCGATCGCCGTTGCGTTGGCCAAGCACGCGGACAAGGCAAAGCTGACCGCCATCGACATCAGCGAACCGGCCTTGGAAATCGCACGCTGGAATGCCACACACCACGAGGTGGATGACCGGATTGAATTTGTTCAAGGTGACCTGCTGGATGCCTTGGATGATCAGGCCGCGTTTGAATTGATCTGCAGCAATCCGCCGTACGTCAGTGAAGACGAGTACGAAGAATTGTCGGAATCGGTACGGCTGTATGAACCGGTCGAAGCATTGGTGTCAGGCCCGACGGGCACCGAGACGATCCAGCGATTGATCGACCAGGCATCCGTACGACTGGTCAGCGGTGGTGCGTTGCTGATCGAACTGAGTCCGATGATCGCGACGCGCTGTCTAGAAATGCTGCAATCGTCCGATGGTTTCACCGACGCTCGTTTGGTCAAAGACTTGGCCGGTCATCAGCGTTTGCTGGTTGGACGCCGGCGCTAG
- the prfA gene encoding peptide chain release factor 1, translated as MSTIRDTLEEKLSRFEKLESDLSDPEVLADGARMSATAREHGGLAKLAGKYRDFKRLTDEIHGCQEMAEAAEDSEERDMAEAEMSSLRKQREELWEELLSLTVGGEDSHRTRCVMEIRAGTGGDEAALFARDLFDMYRRYAEQKGWKTEIMDASPTERGGFKEITLTLEGENVFRDLQYESGGHRVQRVPETETQGRVHTSAATVAVMPEPEDVEVALKPDDYRVDKFGASGPGGQHVNKTESAIRLTHHETGIVVQCQDEKSQHKNLAKALRVLKARIYEKKREEEAAKQAEQRKGLIGSGDRSQRIRTYNYPQNRLTDHRINLTLYKLDQVVAGDVQPVTDALIEYDRDQLRGDMID; from the coding sequence ATGAGCACCATCCGCGACACTCTGGAAGAAAAGCTTTCTCGATTCGAGAAGCTCGAGAGCGACCTGTCCGACCCGGAAGTCTTGGCTGACGGCGCGCGGATGTCGGCAACCGCCCGTGAACACGGCGGGTTGGCAAAGTTGGCCGGCAAGTACCGTGATTTCAAACGGCTGACCGACGAAATTCACGGCTGCCAGGAAATGGCCGAGGCCGCCGAGGATTCGGAAGAACGCGACATGGCGGAAGCGGAGATGTCATCGCTTCGCAAGCAACGCGAAGAATTGTGGGAAGAACTGCTGTCACTGACCGTCGGCGGCGAAGATTCCCACCGGACGCGTTGTGTCATGGAAATTCGTGCCGGCACCGGTGGCGACGAAGCGGCATTGTTCGCCCGCGATCTGTTCGACATGTATCGCCGCTACGCCGAACAAAAGGGATGGAAGACGGAGATCATGGACGCCAGTCCAACCGAACGCGGTGGTTTCAAGGAAATCACGCTGACGTTGGAGGGCGAAAATGTATTCCGCGATTTGCAATACGAATCGGGCGGGCACCGCGTCCAGCGTGTTCCGGAAACCGAAACCCAGGGCCGAGTCCACACCTCCGCCGCCACCGTCGCGGTGATGCCCGAACCGGAAGACGTGGAAGTCGCGTTGAAGCCAGACGATTATCGCGTGGACAAGTTTGGGGCCAGCGGTCCCGGCGGCCAGCACGTCAATAAAACGGAATCCGCGATCCGTTTGACCCACCACGAAACGGGAATCGTTGTGCAGTGCCAGGACGAGAAAAGCCAGCACAAGAACTTGGCCAAGGCGTTGCGGGTTTTGAAAGCGCGGATCTACGAAAAGAAACGCGAAGAGGAAGCGGCCAAGCAGGCCGAGCAACGCAAAGGCTTGATCGGGTCGGGTGATCGCAGCCAGCGGATTCGGACCTACAATTACCCTCAAAATCGCCTGACCGATCATCGCATCAACCTGACGTTGTACAAACTGGATCAGGTGGTCGCCGGTGACGTTCAACCGGTCACCGACGCACTGATCGAATACGACCGCGATCAATTGCGTGGCGACATGATCGATTGA
- the rpmE gene encoding 50S ribosomal protein L31: protein MKDGIHPKYQETQVTCGCGTTFTTRSTRPELKVDICSECHPFYTGKLKYVDTAGRIDKFQKKFAAGSYGSLAKPKKKAGKK from the coding sequence ATGAAAGACGGCATCCACCCGAAATATCAAGAAACCCAGGTCACCTGCGGTTGTGGTACCACGTTCACGACCCGCAGCACCCGTCCGGAATTGAAAGTCGACATTTGCAGCGAGTGCCATCCGTTCTATACGGGCAAGCTGAAGTACGTCGACACCGCCGGTCGAATCGATAAGTTCCAGAAGAAGTTTGCCGCGGGCAGCTACGGCAGCTTGGCGAAGCCGAAGAAGAAAGCCGGCAAAAAATAG